Genomic DNA from alpha proteobacterium U9-1i:
CGCGGTAAAGGTGGCGGGCCAAGACATCGCCCAATCCTCGACGCTGTCGATCCGCGCTGCGCGCGATTGGTTCGGCGCGCTGAACGATCAGCTCAATCCCAAACAGCGCGAAATCGCGGTGCGCATCCTGAAAGAGATCAACGATCGCCTGCGCTTCCTCGTGGACGTGGGGCTCGACTATCTTTCGCTGGGCCGCGCGTCCGGCACGCTGAGCGGCGGTGAAAGCCAACGCATTCGACTGGCGTCGCAAATCGGCTCGGGCCTCACCGGCGTTCTTTACGTGCTCGACGAGCCCAGCATCGGCCTGCACCAGCGCGACAATTCACGCTTGCTCGAAACGCTTCGACACCTCCGCGATCTGGGTAATTCCGTCCTCGTCGTTGAACACGACGAAGAAGCGATCATGACTGCCGATTACGTGATCGACATGGGACCGGCCGCGGGCATCCATGGCGGCCACGTGATCGCCCAAGGCACGCCGGCGCAGATCGAGAAGTCCAAGGAAAGCCTCACCGGCGCTTATCTCACCGGCACACGCCGGATTGAGGTGCCGGAGAAGCGGCGCTGGACCGATAAGAAGCGCATGGTCAGCGTCAAAGGCGCGCGCGGCAACAATCTGCAGAACGTAGATGTCGATATTCCCCTCGGCACGTTCACCTGCGTCACCGGCGTCAGCGGCGGTGGCAAATCCACGCTCGTGATCGAGACGCTTTACAAAGCTATCGCGCGGCAGTGGCACGGCGCGGGCGATGTGCCGGCCGAACACGATGCGATCGAAGGCCTCGAACACATCGACAAGATCATCGACATCGACCAATCGCCCATCGGCCGCACGCCGCGTTCAAACCCCGCCACTTACACCGGGGCCTTCACACCGATCCGCGATTGGTTCGCGGGCCTGCCGGAAGCGAAAGCGCGCGGCTATGGCCCCGGCCGCTTCTCGTTCAACGTCAAAGGCGGGCGCTGCGAAGCGTGCCAGGGCGACGGCGTTATCAAGATCGAGATGCACTTCCTGCCGGACGTGTACGTGACCTGCGATACCTGCAAAGGCAAACGCTACAATCGCGAAACGCTCGAAATCCTCTATCGCGGCAAATCGATCTCCGACGTGCTCGACATGACGGTGGAAGAAGCCGGCAATCTCTTCCACGCCGTGCCCAGCATTCGCGACAAGATGGAGACGCTGAAACGCGTCGGCCTCGGCTATGTGCACGTCGGCCAGCAAGCAACAACGCTTTCCGGCGGCGAAGCGCAACGCGTGAAGCTGTCAAAGGAACTGTCAAAGCGAGCCACCGGGCGCACGCTTTACATTCTCGACGAACCCACCACCGGCCTGCACTTCGAAGACGTGAACAAGCTGCTCGAAGTGCTTCACGAGCTTGTCGACAACGGCAACAGCGTTCTCGTCATCGAACACAATCTCGATGTCATCAAAACCGCCGATTGGGTGATCGACATGGGGCCGGAAGGCGGCGATGGCGGCGGTAAGGTCGTGGCGCAAGGCACGCCCGAAGACGTCGCCAAGGTGAAAGCGAGCTGGACCGGCAAATATCTCGCCGAAGCGCTCAAGCGGCATCAAGAACGCTTGCCGCCGAAGAACGCAGCGGCCGCCGCAAGCCCACCAGCGGCCGCCGCTCGCAAAGCCGGCAAAAAGCGCGCGTCAGGCTGACGCGCGCTCGATCTTACCCTCAGCAAGCGCTGCCTCTACGGCGCGCGCGTTCACGCCGTAAAACAGGATGTAGAACACGACGTAGAGCGCCCAGCTGATCAACTGGAACACCACAAACACCGCGATGGTGGTTGGGTTCGAGAACAGGCTCATGATGCCGGTGAAATAAGCTTGCAAAAATGCATCCGGGTTGGTCGCGGCCATGGTCGGATCTAGATTCGAAAAGGCGCCGGCCATCACGACGGAAAACATGATGGTCGACAGGATTGTGCCGGCGACGATGTAGATCACCGCCAACAATAGGAAAGCGCCGAAGATCGCCCAGAAGCGGCCGCTGGTGACGCTCCATGCTTTGAAGAACGAGAAGCGCCCACGCCCGATGGAAGTCGCCGCCGCTGGCGCCAATCGCACTGAAACATAAAGCCAAGCAAGCAAGTACGCTGCGCACGCCAACATCACGATCATGATCGTGCCGCCCGCGGCGCTTTCACCGCCCATGGCGCCGCCAATTCCGCCAAGGAAAATCGCCATCAGGATGAGGCCGAGATAGCCGGCGATGAAAGAGAAGAACCACACCCAATACGTCGCATAAACGCGCCACGTATCAGCGCCCAAGCTTAAGCCCATGAAGCCGCCGCCCGCCTCGCCGCGCACCATCCAGCGCAGGCACGCCGCTTCAAACGCCGCAAGCAGTACGAAGAACGCGAAAATAAACAGGAGGTAAGCTGGGCCAAGCGTGAACAGCGCCGCGGGCGGAGCGATCATAGGCGCCGCGCTCGGGTTCTGCGTCGCGGCGCTCAGCATTTGGGCGTACCAGCCCATCACCGTGCTGATCGAGCCCCACATCGCGAACATGAAAGCGGCCACCAAAGCCGCTCCGACGATCACAAACGCGACCGCCGCGCGCGTGAGCACACCGCTCTGTTCGCGTTTGCGAAAGGCGAAAAATGTCGCGTCCAAAGATTCGGCCATGATGATCCCCCTCTAAGATCGGGGCGAGCATGCCTTTCGATCTGGCATGGATCAATCAAGGATTGGCGACAATCCCCGCCAGGAATTGCGGATCATCGGTCAAGCGCTTCCGTGCGGCGTCGAGTTTACGTGCAAGATGCGGTTTGAGCGCGGCGCGAGGCGCGGCGGCGTCCAGCTCGCGCAGCCCCAGGAACACGGCGAGCGCAAACACCCACGCATCCTCACTGAAGTATCCCCACGAGCCGCCCGACCAGCCCTGACGCCCGAAATCCTGGTGCTGCTGAAAATCAAACGCGCCGTTCGCGGCGATGATTCCGAACCCGTGGTAGGCGACAGCCAACTCCGTCGCGAGTTCGTGCAGGCCCTCCTCGACATCCGCTCCCGGCGGCAACTCGTCAATCGTCGCCAACAAATAGTGCGACAGTTCGTGCGCGAAGGTCGCGATCAGATTATTCGGCCGCTGCAGCAACGCTGGATCGTAGGTGATGATCACTTCGCCATCCGATGCGCGGAACGTACCAGCCGCCGGCCGCTCGGCGCGAACGAACAGAAACTCACCAACCTGCGCGTTGTTTTGTGGCTGCTCCACCAAAGTACAAGCCCAATGGCCAAGCCCCATCAAATCTTTGACCCGCCCAAACACACGCTCAGCGCGGGCGTGCCCTTGCTCTTCCATCTTTGGAAAAAACGCGCCGGTAGGCAGCACTAGATCGCGCGAACGCAGATCGTCTTGGCCCCCGAGATTACGCAACAACCACCGCCAGCACTCGGCGTGCCATTCCTCGACCTCCGGATCGAGAAAATGCTTGCGCTTACCCCACACGTTTTGACGTCTCGATCATCAAGGTCGGCACACCGCAGGTTTGGTTTCGCACGCTGAACACCCGTGTGCCCGGTTTCATGCCCGTGCGCACTTCCGAAACATCCACGCCTGCCGCCACCAGACGCTCGCGCGCTGCGTCGGCGTTTGCGATGCGCCAGGATAAACCCCACAAAGAATCCGCCGCAGCATCGGACTGTTGAATGATCTCAACCACTGCATCGCCGCAGCGAAAGAACATCAGCCGTCGTCCCGCGATTTCACGATCGAGCCGCATGTCGAGCCCAAGTCGCGCACCGTAGAGCGCGGCAGCGCGTTCTGGATCGGCGGTGCGAACGACGATGTGATCCA
This window encodes:
- a CDS encoding excinuclease ABC subunit A, whose translation is MRDALTHIRVRGAREHNLKGVSVDIPRNELVVITGLSGSGKSSLAFDTIYAEGQRRYVESLSAYARQFLELMQKPDVDSIEGLSPAIAIEQKTTSRNPRSTVGTVTEIYDYMRLLWARVGIPYSPATGQPIAAMQISEMVDRIMALPQGTRLYLLAPIARDRKGEYKKEMAELLKKGYQRAKIDGEFYELSEPPTLDKKFKHDIDVVVDRIAVKAGIETRLADSLEQALKLADGIAFAEFADSKSDEAATGKASLKNKTKTAERLIFSQKFACPVSGFTIPEIEPRLFSFNNPAGACPACDGLGEQLKFDAALVIPDTGKTLEEGAVAPWAKGPSPLYAQTLECLAKHYKANIKTPWKKLAADLRNAILNGTKDEIRFVYDDGVRRYETKKNFEGVLPNLERRWKETDSAWVREDLERYQSSAPCPVCEGRRLKPEALAVKVAGQDIAQSSTLSIRAARDWFGALNDQLNPKQREIAVRILKEINDRLRFLVDVGLDYLSLGRASGTLSGGESQRIRLASQIGSGLTGVLYVLDEPSIGLHQRDNSRLLETLRHLRDLGNSVLVVEHDEEAIMTADYVIDMGPAAGIHGGHVIAQGTPAQIEKSKESLTGAYLTGTRRIEVPEKRRWTDKKRMVSVKGARGNNLQNVDVDIPLGTFTCVTGVSGGGKSTLVIETLYKAIARQWHGAGDVPAEHDAIEGLEHIDKIIDIDQSPIGRTPRSNPATYTGAFTPIRDWFAGLPEAKARGYGPGRFSFNVKGGRCEACQGDGVIKIEMHFLPDVYVTCDTCKGKRYNRETLEILYRGKSISDVLDMTVEEAGNLFHAVPSIRDKMETLKRVGLGYVHVGQQATTLSGGEAQRVKLSKELSKRATGRTLYILDEPTTGLHFEDVNKLLEVLHELVDNGNSVLVIEHNLDVIKTADWVIDMGPEGGDGGGKVVAQGTPEDVAKVKASWTGKYLAEALKRHQERLPPKNAAAAASPPAAAARKAGKKRASG